The following DNA comes from Treponema primitia ZAS-1.
GGGCCCGCAGTTCCTGGAGCCGAACCGCCGGGGCGCTTCCGCTTAAGGTGAACTGGGCGCTTTCCGCCAGGGACTGGTGCATACGATCCGCGATAAGCTTACGTATTCCCTTGATGGGCGTCTCGGTGATGGCCCCTTCGCCTGCGTTGACAGCCGCGGCTGCAGAAACCGGCGCCGCAGCAATGCTGCCCGCTCCGCCTGCCGTACCGGGCGCTGTAAGGTCCGCCGCAGTAACTCTGCCGCCAAGCCCTGACCCTGACGCCGGTACTGTTCCGCCCCCTGCCGCTAACGCAGCCTTGGCCGCAGCGCTAAGGGCAGGTCTGGTTTGCAGGGCCGCCTGTATATCCCGTTCAATAATCCGCCCGTCCGGGCCTGTTCCGGCAATGCCGGCCGTAGGAAGGCCTTCCTTATCCGCCAAGTGTCGCGCCCGGGGGGAAATAGCTCCCTCAGATATAGCGCCCCCTCCCTGGCCCGCCACATTTGGTGTGGCCGCCGAAACGGGAACAACCGCCGCAGCAGCGGGAACCGTGGTATCGGCGGGAGCGGCAGTGGAGGCCGCTGCATTTGCGCCGCCTACTGCGGCAGCCCAATCTTCCCCGGGCTTACCGATCACCGCAATGGGTTCCAGCACGGGAACATCGTCTCCGTCTGCCCGGACTAGTTTGAGCACCGTTCCGGTTTCCCCTGCGGGGACCTCGAAGGTGGCCTTATCGGTTTCCACCACGCAGGCCACGGAATCGGCATCCACCGAATCTCCTTCCTTTACCTTCCATTCCACAAGGATACAGGATTCCACCGTATTGCCCTGACGGGGCATAATCAACACATGCGCCATACACGCTCCTTATATAGTTTAATTTCTCACCGGTAATTCTAAGTTTTTTATTCCCGAGGGCTCGCGCCGAACCGCAATCCCTGCTTCGGCCAAATCCCGTGTCGCCCCATCACCAAGCCCGTCATCGGTGATGATGAGGTCCAAGTCCGACAGGGGCAGTACGGTTGAGAAGCCGAGTTTCCCGTATTTACTGGAATCCGCCACCAGCACCGTGGTTTCCGCATGGGCCTTCATGGCCTTAACGATCTCCGCCCCCTCCATCAGGTGGGTGGTGATCCCCCGTTCCAGGGTGAAGCCGTCGGTTCCCACAAAGGCAAGCCGTACGTTCAGCCGGGCAATAGTTTGGAGGGCAATGGGCCCCACCAGGGATTCCGTGGGCCGCCGGAATTCGCCGCCGGTCATGGTAATCTGGAGATTAGGATTCATCCGGGCATAGGAAAAAACCAGGGTTGAGTTGGTCACGATATGAATGTCCCGTTTTCCCATCAGATACCGGGCAATCAGGGCGGTGGTTGTCCCCGCCTCAATCATGATCACATCCCCGTCCTGTACCAGGGCGGCTGCGGCTTTGGCTATGGCGTTTTTCTGCTCCGGCCGCTCCCGCTGCCGCTCCATGATATCCCGGTGTATTGCCGGCGCAGCCCCGCCCCGGGTCCGGTTGAGCCAGCCCTTGTCCTCCAGCTCCTTCAGGTCTCCCCGTATGGTCACCTCGGATAGGCCAAGATCCTGGGCCAGCGCGGTCACCGTCACGGCGCCGTTTTCCGAAAGCTTCCCGAGTATTGTCTTTTCCCTTTCGCTTAATTCGGATATCACTTGCCTTTCCCTTTCGGAATACTTACGAAACTATTGTGATTATATATCGATACTCAGAAAAGCGCAAGTAGGGGATAAAGAGTAACCACGTGTGGTCAGTGTGGTCCGTGGGTGAATTCAGAATTCCTGAAATATCCGCCAAATTTTTTATATATCGATTGTGGGTCAAAATTGCACTCTCAGCCGATAATCATAGGTATGCGTCTTAAGAGTATGGTGCTTACGGGGATTATTGTTCTTCTTGGAATAGCCCAGGCCTCCGGGCAGGATCTGTCCGTAAATATTGAGGATCTGCGGATCGAACAGCGGGTGGACGGCGGATTCCATCTATTTATACGAAAGAAACCCGGTATTAATTCGGTTCTGCTAACCGAATCTACCAAAGACCCTTCCCTTAATGAAGACAATTACGCCTACCGCGCCGCAGCATGGAACCCCATAAACGGTGACGAGCCCCGCATACTGAACGGCGTCCCCATACCCCGGGAAACCGGAATCTGGTCTATTGTCGATTCAAGCCCGGAGCCGGACTCCCAGTTTGGCCAGGCTTTCCGGCTCTATATCCCCTACCTTCTCTATTATGGTTATGAATCGACCCGTCATGGGGAGGTCTATGTAGTGGACGGTACCTACCTTAATATACGCGCCTTTGCCCTGCCCTACGGTGATTACCGGGATCGCTTTCGGGACAATCCCTTTGTGGTGCGGGTTACCCAGCAGCCCCTGGCCGGCCCCCCGGAGGGGAACTATATGAAGGATACGGTGGATTCCTTTGCGGAAATCGTTGACGGCAGGGGAGAACTTGTCTATTCAAAGGGTCCGGATGACTTGGTGGAGAAGATTGGAGAAATCCTGGAAGATGAAAAGGGCAAAAAGGTGGATCTGGTCATCTGTCTGGACACCACGGGAAGTATGCGGGACGATATCGATTCTATTCGGGAACTCCTCATCCCCCGGCTGGAGGAACTCATTGCCGAATTTGACGGATTCCGGATCGGTATGGTTCTTTACAAGGATTATAATGAATTATACCTCACCCAGGTCGTCCCCTTTACCGATGATTTCGGGAAATTCCGGACCGCCCTAAACGCCATCCGGGTTGGGGGCGGCCGGGATATTCCCGAAGCGGTCCACGAGGCGCTCTACGAAGGGTCGATTAAATTCCCCTGGGATGCGGAAACAAAAATGATAATCCTCATTGGCGACGCGCCCCCCCATCCACGGCAGCGGGGTAAGATCTCTAAGGACATGGTGATTAAGGCCATGGATGATAGGGGTCTAAAGCTCAACGCAATTATTCTACCCCAGTAACTCCCGGATTTTGTCCGCCACGGCGCTGCCCAGTTTGGTGTGATCCTCCCGGCTATAGTGGAGGCCATCCCGGGGGTTCAGGGTAAACTTGAGGGGGGCGCAATCGATAAAGGCGCAGCCCCGGGATGCCGCTATCTGTTTGTAAAGACAGGAGAATTCCAGGCTTTTTTCGTATGCCTGGGGGCCAAACTCGTGACCGAATATATATTTGCCTATATCGGGACTTACCGGAGCGGGGGCTATCACCAGGACCTGGGGTACCGGATAACCATAGTATTCCTGCTGAGCGGTGAGGACAAGTTTATCAAGTCCCCGGCTTATCTTCCGGGCGCTCAGGTTAAACATCTGTTTCAGTTCATTTGCCCCAAGCTGTAGTATCACCAGATCCAGAGGCGCATTTGCGTCCAGGGTCTCCTCCAAACTTGCAAGGCCGAGCCTATGGGGCTGGTAGGGGTCTTCCCACATCAAGGTACGGGCGTTCAGGGTATTTTCGATGATGTGGTATTCACTTCCAAGAAGTTTCTGCGCCAGCCCTGGCCAACGGACCTCGTAGGGCATACGTTTAGCGATACCGGTTGACAGATCGTAGGACTCGGCGTCCCAGCCCCAGGAATTTGAATCTCCAAAACAGAGTATGTGTTTCATAGCTCCTCCTAACAATATTATTTAGAAGCACAGTTCTGCGGCGCCTGTGGATCGGATCCGGAGAACCGTAACCGAATTGGCGCCAAAAACAGCTTCCATTTTCAATTTGTATGCATCCATACGGTCCAGGGGGATATAAACCTGGATGGCCCCCGCAAAACCACCCCCATGGACCCGGCAGGCGCCTAATCCCGCGGCTTCGGTTTCAATAAAGTTCCGGGTTAAAGCCAGGGCTGTGGAGACACCCTGTTCTTCAGGATGTTTGGGGGAGTAGATATTCTGCAGCAGTTCCCAGGAGGAGTCCCCGGACCGGTTGACCAGATCCAGGAAATCGATGATGGCCCGTTTTTCCAGGGCGGCAAGCATGGCATCCACCCGCCGGTTTTCGCTGAAGAAGTGTATAGCCCGCAGCAGGGATCGATCACCGGCGGCCTTCCGGATTTCCGGGGCCTTGGCCAGGACCTGCTCCAACGTAAGTTCCCGCAGGACCTCCTTGCCGAAGAATCCCGCTACGGCCTTCATTTCCGCAGGAATAGCGGCGTAATCCGGGGTCAGGTCCGCGTGGCTGCCGTGGGTATCCACCACACAGAGGGCGTACCCCGCAGAAGCGAGATCGAAGTTTATCTGTTTTACCTTTGGATGGGGAGGATCCTCAAAGTCGATGGCCACCGCCCCGCCGGAGGCGCAGGCAGTCTGGTCCATGAGACCGCAGGGTTTTCCAAAATAGGTGTTTTCCGCTATCTGCCCAATCTGGGCCAGTTCCAGGGCGGATCGTTTTCCCCCGTCATAGAGGCTGTCAAAAATGCGTCCAAAGAGAACCTCCACCGCTGCGGAGGATGAGAGCCCCGAACCGGGCAATACCGTGGATGCGGCATTGGCGCTAAAGCCCCCAACATCCACCCCCCTCCGGGTTAATTCCGCCGCGATACCCCGGACCAGGGATTCGGTACTTCCCCTTTCTTCCGGCTTGCTTGCCAGGTCTGACGTACCATCGGCCTTTGCCAGATTCACCGACACATCGGGGTAGCCTGTGGAGCGGAAGAAAACCTTTTTATCCTGCCGCCTCGCCACAATAGCCACCGAATCCAGCTGTATGGAAGCGGCCAGCACCTTTCCCCGGTTGTGATCCGTATGATTGCCCCCCAGCTCGGTACGGCCGGCGGCGGTAAAAACCCTAAGATCCTCCCCCTGGGCTTCCGGAAGTATCCCTTCGATAAGACCAGCATAACGGCGCCGTGCGGTTTCCGCCTGGCCCGGGCCATAGAGATCCTCAAAAATACCCGCAGCTTTGGCGGTTTGAATAGCTTCAAGCAGTACTTTCCCGGTCATA
Coding sequences within:
- a CDS encoding dihydrolipoamide acetyltransferase family protein — protein: MAHVLIMPRQGNTVESCILVEWKVKEGDSVDADSVACVVETDKATFEVPAGETGTVLKLVRADGDDVPVLEPIAVIGKPGEDWAAAVGGANAAASTAAPADTTVPAAAAVVPVSAATPNVAGQGGGAISEGAISPRARHLADKEGLPTAGIAGTGPDGRIIERDIQAALQTRPALSAAAKAALAAGGGTVPASGSGLGGRVTAADLTAPGTAGGAGSIAAAPVSAAAAVNAGEGAITETPIKGIRKLIADRMHQSLAESAQFTLSGSAPAVRLQELRARMKGSGESLGLSKITVNDLILYAVSRTLPRYPFMNALKIGDTLKTFERVHLGVAVDTPRGLMVPVIRNANLLSLQQISGEAKRLAAACQGSGVKPDELSGSTFTVTNLGSLGVSNFTPVLNAPEVGILGVCNIELKPVEADEEGSCGVQFLPHIGFSLTINHQVVDGAPAAKFLKALGEAVANIDLTLAI
- a CDS encoding DeoR/GlpR family DNA-binding transcription regulator; translated protein: MISELSEREKTILGKLSENGAVTVTALAQDLGLSEVTIRGDLKELEDKGWLNRTRGGAAPAIHRDIMERQRERPEQKNAIAKAAAALVQDGDVIMIEAGTTTALIARYLMGKRDIHIVTNSTLVFSYARMNPNLQITMTGGEFRRPTESLVGPIALQTIARLNVRLAFVGTDGFTLERGITTHLMEGAEIVKAMKAHAETTVLVADSSKYGKLGFSTVLPLSDLDLIITDDGLGDGATRDLAEAGIAVRREPSGIKNLELPVRN
- a CDS encoding vWA domain-containing protein gives rise to the protein MRLKSMVLTGIIVLLGIAQASGQDLSVNIEDLRIEQRVDGGFHLFIRKKPGINSVLLTESTKDPSLNEDNYAYRAAAWNPINGDEPRILNGVPIPRETGIWSIVDSSPEPDSQFGQAFRLYIPYLLYYGYESTRHGEVYVVDGTYLNIRAFALPYGDYRDRFRDNPFVVRVTQQPLAGPPEGNYMKDTVDSFAEIVDGRGELVYSKGPDDLVEKIGEILEDEKGKKVDLVICLDTTGSMRDDIDSIRELLIPRLEELIAEFDGFRIGMVLYKDYNELYLTQVVPFTDDFGKFRTALNAIRVGGGRDIPEAVHEALYEGSIKFPWDAETKMIILIGDAPPHPRQRGKISKDMVIKAMDDRGLKLNAIILPQ
- a CDS encoding GDSL-type esterase/lipase family protein — translated: MKHILCFGDSNSWGWDAESYDLSTGIAKRMPYEVRWPGLAQKLLGSEYHIIENTLNARTLMWEDPYQPHRLGLASLEETLDANAPLDLVILQLGANELKQMFNLSARKISRGLDKLVLTAQQEYYGYPVPQVLVIAPAPVSPDIGKYIFGHEFGPQAYEKSLEFSCLYKQIAASRGCAFIDCAPLKFTLNPRDGLHYSREDHTKLGSAVADKIRELLG
- a CDS encoding galactokinase is translated as MTGKVLLEAIQTAKAAGIFEDLYGPGQAETARRRYAGLIEGILPEAQGEDLRVFTAAGRTELGGNHTDHNRGKVLAASIQLDSVAIVARRQDKKVFFRSTGYPDVSVNLAKADGTSDLASKPEERGSTESLVRGIAAELTRRGVDVGGFSANAASTVLPGSGLSSSAAVEVLFGRIFDSLYDGGKRSALELAQIGQIAENTYFGKPCGLMDQTACASGGAVAIDFEDPPHPKVKQINFDLASAGYALCVVDTHGSHADLTPDYAAIPAEMKAVAGFFGKEVLRELTLEQVLAKAPEIRKAAGDRSLLRAIHFFSENRRVDAMLAALEKRAIIDFLDLVNRSGDSSWELLQNIYSPKHPEEQGVSTALALTRNFIETEAAGLGACRVHGGGFAGAIQVYIPLDRMDAYKLKMEAVFGANSVTVLRIRSTGAAELCF